From the Prochlorococcus sp. MIT 1223 genome, the window AGCTCGTTAAAGGAGACAGAGATTCTTTATTAGAGATACCCTTACTTTCTTTGGCTAGTGTTAATTTCCCTGCAAAAGCTTTTTATTTGCTTAGTGCAGTGAATTTATGCGTGAGTAGTAGTGAGGCTAGACGGCAGATTCAAGGTGGAGGAGTTCGCCTTGATGGACAAAAAATCACTGATCCAAACACAGTGTTTGAGGATAAAAAACTGTTGATTGGCAAGGTTTTGCAATTAGGTAAAAAGACTTTTCGACGTCTTGCAGATTAATTTAAGGAATCAAATGTCAAATACTTCAAAATCTTCAGAGAAAATTATTTTAGCTTTAGATAGCATGGACCCGAATGATTCAATTAGGCTAGTCTCTTCTATTCCTTCATTGCGTTGGGTAAAAGTCGGACTTGAATTATTTGTCCATGGAGGACCCGAATTACTATATCTTCTAAGAGAACATGGTGTGAGAATTTTCCTTGACCTTAAGTTTCATGATATCCCTACCACTATGTCCAAGGCTTGTTGCCAAGCAGCAAGAAGTGGTGTTGATTTAATAACTGTGCATGCATGTGCTGGAAGTAAAGCGCTTGTTGCGGCAAAACAAGGAGCAATTAAGGGTGCTATGGAAAGGAATTTACCTGTACCAACTCTATTGGCGGTGACAGTCTTAACGAGTTGGAATGAGCAATCTTTTGCTAATGAACTGTTGATGAAACAATCAATTCATAAGAGAGTCGAATTAATGGCGCAATTAGCGGTGAGTGCAGGGATGGGAGGTTGTATATGTTCCCCTTTGGAAGTCGCTAAATTACGTCAGAAGCACCCTGATCCTTTTCAGTTAATTACTCCAGGTATTCGGCTCTCAGGTGACTCTTCCCATGATCAAATGAGAACTATGACCCCATTAGAAGCAGTCGAGGCTGGAGCCTCAAAGCTAGTTGTGGGAAGGTCCATCACAGAGGCTAAAAGTCCTTTTGATGCTTTTCATAAAATTTGTGAGGAGTTGACGCCTTACTCTTAACGGGATTCTCCTATCTTTGGTTCATTGCCTTTTATCAGCCTCTGGATATTAGTTCTGTGCCTCCATATAACTAATACCATAGATATTAAGGCAACTAATAAGTAGGTATATGAAATATTATCTTTACTGAAACTTAAAAACATAAGAATAGGAAGGCTAATAGAAGCACAAATGCTTGCTAGAGAAACTATTTTCGTCAACCCTAGACATGCAAGAAAAATCCCTAATGATGCAAGTGCAACAGGCCATGATAATCCTAGGAATAAACCTAAGCCAGTTGCTACCGCTTTACCACCTCTCCAGTTCAACCATACAGGCCAGATATGCCCGGCCAATGAAAATAAGCCAGCACTAATTTCCCAACCACTATCAAGTTGAAAAGATTTAACTATCAAAACGGCTATCATTCCTTTGAAAACGTCAACTAAAAAAACAACTACTGCAGCTTTTTTTCCAATATGTCTTAGAACATTGGTTGCCCCTGTAGAGCCTGAGCCGATTTCTCTTAAATCAATATTTAAAAGCCATTTACCTGCTAGGAACCCACTAGGCAGTGAACCAAGAAAATAGCCAATAATTAAGCATATAATTCCTACTAAAATATTTTTGTCAATCATTTAGATGAAATCCTCTTCTTCATAAAGTTCTTCTGCAGTTGCAGCAAAAGCTAACCATATAGGAAATTGAAGTATGGGTATATCAACTATTTTCTCTGCCGCATCAATAATGATCAAAGGTACTTCATCTCTTTCTTCTAGTCTATCTGCTTTTTCAATTAAACCATCACCTCTTTCGAACAGCATTATCCCACTATTTGGCCCGAAATCTTCTCGCGCAAGACCAAGTGCATCTTGAAGGCCTCTTCTCCATTCACCTAATCGCTCTGGTTGACTTGCTAAAACAAGAGTTTGGAAACGGTCTCCATATAACTCGCCAAGAATTGATATCAAAGCTGCAGTCACAAGTACATTCTTAGATCTATTCCCTCTGCTTGGTTGGGCACCTCTTCCTCCTAGATTAAAGAACCAGTCTGAAAGGAGATTTATATCTTTAGGGTCTAAACTTCTTCGGAACTTCCATGGATCTGCATAAAAATCAGGTTGATCTAAAAATTGGTCTAAATAATTTCGGATTAACTCTTCATCAGGTTTAAAGGTATCTGCTATTGCAGGAGTGATCTCTGTAATTTCGTCACTTGTTGTCTTAGTAGTTTCATCAAGAGGCGATGGTTTTAAAACAACTGGTTGAACAACAAGTTCTAATTGTTCTGCAGATTGAGCCAAGTCTTGAAAGGCACCAGTTAAATAATCTTGAAAACCTTTTAGCCTTCTTGCAATTGCATCTGATTGACCAATGAAAGAGCTTTGTAATTCCTTCTCAATTTGAGACTTGCGCTCAGTAAGCTCTTTCACCTCCTCTTTAAGAATGTCTCGATTCTTTTTGATTTCTTCTAATGCTATGGAAACAATAGAAGTAATCTTTTGCTCTGATTGATTTCCTTTATTAGATATAGCAATAGTTGATGAATTTTGATTATTTTTTTTTATTGGTTCAACAATTTGCTCAACTTCAGACTTATTAGTCTTTATTACTTCTTCCTCGGAGCTCGTTTTTGAAACATTTTTCTGAGTTTCAGGTGGGTTTGTTTCTTTCATTAACTTTTTTTAATTTCTAATTCCCCAACTCTTAGTTTCAATTGTGCTTCAAGTTCTTTGGGGTTAAAAAGGATAGGAAGCAGATGAGGACTAGCTTCCTCTCTGAAGTAAAAAAAACCTGGAATAGTTGGGAAAATAAGTTTCCATGCAAGCCAATTTTTGAATGGGAATCTCCTTAATTCTTTCCCTAATTGTAAAACAACTAAATCTTCTTTAGTAAATTTCAACTTAAGAGTGAAAGATTGTAAGAGGAGGAAAAGTCCGAAACTACTAATTAAGATTGTTGGCAAGGGACTAAATGGAAGGACTAGAAGTATGGCTCCAAAACCAGTAATGATTAAGGGCAATTTAAATGAAGAAGATAAAATAATTTCTTCGTTGGAATTTAACTGCAGTTCTTGATTCATTATCCGAATAAGACTTGGGTTAGTAATACATCCATTAAAGAGACGGTGACAAGTGTCATTACTACTGCACCAGTAGTACTTGTGCCGACTTCTTTAGGCCCACCTCTAGTAGTTAAGCCCCAACCGCAGGCTATTACACCAATTTGCAAACCAAAGACAAGCGCTTTTACTAGCATGAATGGAATATCACTGAGAATCAACCATTCACGAACTGAAGTCCAGAAAACTTCGGGTGGAATTTGATAAAGTGCTGTACTACTTGCTTGTCCACTCCAAAGAGCCACTGTGAAAAACAAAAGGCATTGAATGGGTGCCATTATTATCATTGCTATTAATCTAGGTACAACAAGATATTCGACTGGATCTGTTTTTAACATCGTTATCGCGTCAATTTGTTCAGTTACTTTCATGGTCCCTAATTGAGCTGCATAGGCTGTAGCAACTTTCCCAGTTAAAAGAGTTGCTGTAAGCAAAGGCGCGATTTCTCTTGCCATTCCGATTGCTAATAATCCTCCAACTTCTGACCCGATTCCTTGGCTACTAAGCTCTGCAGCAACTTGAATGTTAAACACAGTACCTGCGGCAACAGCTGTGATTAATACAATTAAGAAGCTTCCTGGTCCTGCTTCCATTAGTTGTTCCGATAAATCTGTGCGATTTATTTTCCCTTTTGCTGTTGCATTAACTGCTTGACCACCTATTAGAAGACTATTCCAAAGCCTTTTTAGCCATCTAGGAATATTCATGAACTAAATGTTTGTTGTGTTTTTTTTCGATCAACCCAGTCTCTCATTAATAAAAGACCCAGTGTAATAAGTACTGAAGGAATTAAACCCATGCAAATTCTTATTGTTGTAATTGCACTGTTGGGTTGGCTTAAACAATCAGGCAACTCCATGCATTGATTGTTAGATTGATACCCAGCAAATGTAAGAAGGAGTCCAAGTACCTGAACGCTAAGTCCGATGCC encodes:
- the pyrF gene encoding orotidine-5'-phosphate decarboxylase gives rise to the protein MSNTSKSSEKIILALDSMDPNDSIRLVSSIPSLRWVKVGLELFVHGGPELLYLLREHGVRIFLDLKFHDIPTTMSKACCQAARSGVDLITVHACAGSKALVAAKQGAIKGAMERNLPVPTLLAVTVLTSWNEQSFANELLMKQSIHKRVELMAQLAVSAGMGGCICSPLEVAKLRQKHPDPFQLITPGIRLSGDSSHDQMRTMTPLEAVEAGASKLVVGRSITEAKSPFDAFHKICEELTPYS
- a CDS encoding ABC transporter permease, with the translated sequence MNIPRWLKRLWNSLLIGGQAVNATAKGKINRTDLSEQLMEAGPGSFLIVLITAVAAGTVFNIQVAAELSSQGIGSEVGGLLAIGMAREIAPLLTATLLTGKVATAYAAQLGTMKVTEQIDAITMLKTDPVEYLVVPRLIAMIIMAPIQCLLFFTVALWSGQASSTALYQIPPEVFWTSVREWLILSDIPFMLVKALVFGLQIGVIACGWGLTTRGGPKEVGTSTTGAVVMTLVTVSLMDVLLTQVLFG
- a CDS encoding DUF3086 domain-containing protein, whose translation is MKETNPPETQKNVSKTSSEEEVIKTNKSEVEQIVEPIKKNNQNSSTIAISNKGNQSEQKITSIVSIALEEIKKNRDILKEEVKELTERKSQIEKELQSSFIGQSDAIARRLKGFQDYLTGAFQDLAQSAEQLELVVQPVVLKPSPLDETTKTTSDEITEITPAIADTFKPDEELIRNYLDQFLDQPDFYADPWKFRRSLDPKDINLLSDWFFNLGGRGAQPSRGNRSKNVLVTAALISILGELYGDRFQTLVLASQPERLGEWRRGLQDALGLAREDFGPNSGIMLFERGDGLIEKADRLEERDEVPLIIIDAAEKIVDIPILQFPIWLAFAATAEELYEEEDFI
- a CDS encoding DUF3119 family protein; translation: MNQELQLNSNEEIILSSSFKLPLIITGFGAILLVLPFSPLPTILISSFGLFLLLQSFTLKLKFTKEDLVVLQLGKELRRFPFKNWLAWKLIFPTIPGFFYFREEASPHLLPILFNPKELEAQLKLRVGELEIKKS
- the plsY gene encoding glycerol-3-phosphate 1-O-acyltransferase PlsY, translating into MIDKNILVGIICLIIGYFLGSLPSGFLAGKWLLNIDLREIGSGSTGATNVLRHIGKKAAVVVFLVDVFKGMIAVLIVKSFQLDSGWEISAGLFSLAGHIWPVWLNWRGGKAVATGLGLFLGLSWPVALASLGIFLACLGLTKIVSLASICASISLPILMFLSFSKDNISYTYLLVALISMVLVIWRHRTNIQRLIKGNEPKIGESR